The Thalassotalea sp. HSM 43 genome window below encodes:
- a CDS encoding 5-carboxymethyl-2-hydroxymuconate Delta-isomerase produces MPHFVMDCSDSVLKSYDEQFILQQLHRVASASGLFEESDIKVRLTTFKTYSVGNKRDDFIHVFAHIMQGRTTEQKATLSQNMVAKLVSLFPEIANIAMNISDFEKATYCNKAMLIK; encoded by the coding sequence ATGCCACATTTTGTTATGGACTGCTCTGATAGCGTCCTTAAATCTTACGATGAACAGTTTATTCTGCAACAACTGCATCGAGTCGCAAGCGCTAGCGGCTTATTTGAAGAGAGCGATATCAAAGTAAGACTAACCACGTTTAAAACCTACTCGGTAGGTAATAAACGAGACGATTTTATTCATGTATTTGCTCATATCATGCAAGGCCGCACGACGGAGCAAAAAGCCACGTTATCACAAAACATGGTGGCTAAGCTTGTCAGCTTGTTTCCTGAGATAGCCAATATTGCGATGAATATTAGCGACTTTGAAAAAGCAACGTATTGCAATAAAGCAATGCTTATAAAATAA
- a CDS encoding SIMPL domain-containing protein, which yields MNLKLIGIAALCSFSAFAEPELKGSPSELKSFFHPDVKTISITQSAEEIAFKDVAVISMLITTEDKKLAMSLQKNSKLRNDISATLTADGIHSDQIKNSKFSTSPDYGWFGDKPDNYKVANTVTVRIDNELGFQSIAKIVDAHDEVTLINTDFEHSEKDAYIQKAKQSALNKVLAQKDFYAQSLGIDLKAISFNDRSSFEEDDIERIEITGSRIKQASLSDSYQQQSADSSFEKVTYSANVTVTFVVQ from the coding sequence ATGAATCTAAAACTGATAGGGATAGCAGCACTGTGTTCATTTTCTGCGTTCGCGGAACCAGAGTTAAAAGGCAGCCCCAGTGAGCTAAAGAGTTTTTTTCATCCTGACGTTAAAACCATTTCAATTACACAAAGTGCTGAAGAAATAGCTTTTAAAGATGTGGCGGTAATAAGCATGCTGATCACAACCGAAGATAAAAAATTAGCCATGTCTTTACAAAAAAACAGCAAGCTAAGGAATGACATTTCAGCCACTTTAACCGCTGATGGTATTCATTCTGATCAGATTAAAAACTCAAAGTTTTCAACGTCTCCAGATTACGGCTGGTTTGGTGATAAGCCAGATAACTATAAAGTGGCGAACACCGTCACTGTGCGTATTGACAATGAATTGGGCTTCCAAAGTATTGCCAAAATAGTCGACGCTCACGATGAAGTCACGTTAATAAATACCGATTTTGAGCACTCTGAAAAAGACGCTTATATACAAAAAGCTAAACAAAGCGCCCTCAATAAAGTGTTAGCGCAAAAAGATTTTTACGCACAATCATTGGGCATCGATTTAAAAGCGATATCTTTTAATGATCGTTCCTCTTTTGAAGAAGATGATATTGAGAGAATAGAAATAACCGGAAGCCGAATAAAACAAGCGAGCTTATCCGACTCTTACCAGCAACAATCTGCGGACTCATCTTTTGAGAAGGTCACCTACTCAGCGAACGTAACCGTGACGTTCGTCGTACAATAA
- a CDS encoding TipAS antibiotic-recognition domain-containing protein codes for MMTDEKEFQENPELEKQEQLARERVGDDKVDERMEQLANMSIEDTMALKDKAESVMSKISDCQTLAIDSEEMQLIVREYLMYSNFALTKLQGKSVLINKERFLKMADSIANDEHQKAAFEQHGAGTAEHFANAIKIYAEANL; via the coding sequence ATGATGACTGACGAAAAAGAGTTTCAAGAAAACCCAGAATTAGAAAAACAAGAACAGTTAGCACGAGAGCGTGTTGGTGACGACAAAGTTGACGAACGCATGGAGCAACTGGCGAATATGAGCATAGAAGATACTATGGCTCTAAAGGACAAAGCCGAATCAGTGATGAGCAAAATCAGCGATTGTCAGACCCTTGCAATAGACTCAGAAGAGATGCAATTAATTGTTAGAGAGTACCTTATGTACAGTAACTTCGCATTGACCAAGTTGCAGGGAAAGTCAGTGTTGATAAACAAAGAGCGCTTCTTAAAAATGGCCGACTCAATTGCCAACGACGAACACCAAAAAGCGGCGTTTGAACAGCATGGTGCCGGTACCGCTGAACATTTCGCTAACGCCATCAAAATTTACGCTGAAGCCAACTTATAA
- a CDS encoding adenosylmethionine decarboxylase has protein sequence MFFEGSEKKAEVIVSDQLSLLDDVDDNFWAEMVGRCNAQILSSVKNADCKAYLLSESSLFVWKDRLMILTCGVTRLVNSVEYVIQHFGMDNIQHVFYQRKNEYFAQAQFSSFGDDISLLSDYMPGKAYRFGELDGHHNYVFHQISDYQADSEDKTYELLAYQISDKASTMLTLPGLQPEQIRSYLQLEQLLPGFEFDDYVFDPYGYSVNAIKGSDYFTIHITPQAGISYVSFESNLNLIRLAPSILTILEPASFDLLTFNEPDLQQLITQYIPQHYVCQSKVAETMSNGYQLSFVNYIAPKQQFAKPAVLDATGENHAL, from the coding sequence TTGTTTTTCGAAGGTTCTGAAAAAAAAGCAGAAGTGATTGTGAGTGATCAGTTGTCACTGCTTGACGATGTAGATGATAACTTTTGGGCTGAAATGGTTGGTCGCTGTAATGCGCAAATATTGTCGAGTGTTAAAAACGCCGACTGCAAAGCCTATTTGTTGTCTGAATCGAGTCTCTTTGTTTGGAAGGATCGACTGATGATATTGACCTGTGGTGTTACCCGTTTGGTAAACTCTGTCGAGTACGTCATCCAACATTTCGGTATGGACAATATTCAACACGTGTTTTATCAACGCAAAAACGAATATTTCGCGCAGGCGCAATTTAGCTCGTTTGGTGATGATATCAGCTTGTTGTCAGATTATATGCCAGGCAAAGCCTATCGTTTTGGTGAACTCGACGGCCATCATAATTATGTGTTTCATCAAATCAGTGATTATCAGGCTGATAGTGAAGACAAAACTTATGAATTATTGGCTTATCAAATCAGTGACAAAGCCTCAACGATGTTGACCTTACCTGGCTTGCAACCTGAACAAATTCGCAGTTATTTGCAGTTAGAGCAATTATTGCCCGGGTTTGAATTTGATGATTATGTGTTTGACCCATATGGCTACTCAGTCAATGCGATTAAGGGTAGCGATTACTTTACCATCCACATTACCCCGCAAGCAGGCATTAGCTACGTAAGTTTTGAGTCTAATTTAAACTTGATCCGTTTAGCACCAAGCATTTTAACCATATTAGAGCCAGCCTCGTTTGATTTGCTGACCTTTAATGAGCCTGACCTGCAACAACTGATTACCCAATACATTCCGCAACATTATGTCTGCCAATCGAAAGTGGCAGAAACCATGTCAAACGGTTATCAGCTAAGCTTTGTAAACTATATTGCCCCAAAACAACAATTTGCCAAGCCTGCGGTGCTTGATGCAACAGGAGAAAACCATGCACTCTGA
- the speE gene encoding polyamine aminopropyltransferase yields the protein MHSELWIEEKFQDFLSLKIKVEKVLFSGKSDHQTVDVVETRGHGKMLLNDGLIMVTERDEFAYHDMIAHVPLFVHPNPKNVLIIGGGDGGTAREVLRHSGVEKCTMVEIDAMVVKACREHIPQTSCELDNPRLDLLIADGVKFVKETNEKFDVVIIDSTDPIGPAAPLFGPEFYQDVFNCMTDDGVVVSQGESSWYAMDIQQSLLHVLNSVFPQCFLYNFSNLTYPGGLWSFTFASKKYHPLQDFNLSRVHNSGLEFDYYNCAVHKAAFSLPNFARKGLEGLIANG from the coding sequence ATGCACTCTGAGTTATGGATAGAAGAGAAGTTTCAGGACTTTTTGAGCCTGAAAATCAAAGTCGAAAAAGTACTTTTTTCTGGTAAAAGTGACCACCAAACCGTGGATGTTGTGGAAACTCGAGGGCACGGCAAAATGTTACTGAACGATGGTTTGATTATGGTGACTGAACGTGATGAGTTCGCCTACCATGACATGATTGCTCACGTGCCGTTATTTGTGCACCCCAATCCTAAAAACGTATTAATCATTGGTGGCGGTGACGGCGGAACCGCGCGTGAAGTACTGCGTCATAGCGGTGTTGAGAAATGCACCATGGTTGAAATCGATGCTATGGTCGTTAAGGCGTGTCGAGAGCATATTCCACAAACATCATGTGAACTTGATAATCCTCGCCTTGATCTACTGATTGCCGATGGCGTTAAATTTGTCAAAGAAACCAACGAAAAGTTTGATGTCGTGATCATTGATAGCACCGACCCTATCGGCCCCGCAGCGCCGCTTTTTGGCCCAGAGTTTTACCAAGATGTATTCAACTGTATGACGGATGATGGTGTGGTGGTATCACAAGGGGAGTCATCATGGTACGCAATGGATATTCAGCAATCATTATTACATGTCCTAAACAGTGTCTTTCCACAATGCTTTTTGTATAACTTTAGCAACCTCACTTACCCAGGCGGCTTGTGGAGTTTTACCTTTGCATCGAAAAAATATCACCCACTACAAGACTTTAATCTTTCTCGCGTGCACAATTCTGGCCTAGAGTTTGATTATTACAATTGTGCGGTACATAAAGCGGCGTTTAGCTTGCCAAACTTTGCTCGTAAAGGTCTGGAAGGCTTAATTGCCAATGGATAA
- a CDS encoding glutathione S-transferase family protein encodes MKLYGSTTSPYARRIRIFAHSIPLEFIAMDIFNDDDRNLLIAKNPTLKIPFLVDDEQCIFDSRVIFRYLTQKFELTPISWPQENLLTLVDSINDSLVSMFLLSRSDIDSDQDALFFNLQKQRIDKAMHSLEVHCKAGQFNDWHYPSICLFCLLDWMSFRELYDVSKFHSLSAFHQQHQQREDVITTDPR; translated from the coding sequence ATGAAACTCTACGGTTCAACCACATCGCCTTATGCACGACGTATTCGTATTTTCGCCCATAGCATTCCTCTCGAGTTTATCGCGATGGATATTTTCAATGACGATGACCGCAACCTGCTGATTGCTAAAAATCCAACCTTAAAGATTCCATTCTTAGTTGATGATGAACAGTGTATTTTCGACTCTCGCGTTATCTTCAGGTATTTAACGCAAAAGTTTGAACTTACACCGATTTCTTGGCCGCAAGAAAATTTACTGACCTTGGTTGATTCTATTAATGACTCGCTAGTCAGTATGTTTTTGTTAAGTCGCAGTGATATTGATAGCGACCAAGACGCGTTGTTTTTTAATTTGCAAAAACAACGCATAGATAAGGCGATGCACAGTTTAGAAGTGCATTGTAAGGCAGGGCAATTTAATGACTGGCACTATCCAAGCATTTGTTTATTTTGCTTACTTGATTGGATGAGCTTTCGAGAGTTATATGATGTCAGCAAGTTTCACTCTTTATCAGCGTTTCATCAACAGCATCAACAGCGCGAAGATGTGATTACCACAGATCCAAGGTAA
- a CDS encoding porin yields the protein MKTKLSLAVAAIACALSSTTQAIEIYKDDKTSVATRGYLRLTFESNNNSDELTDGGSRWGLDFTRKIQGGWTAGVTTEWAMNFESNKDFSVSFRGNDSNVATGDAGDTLSSRLGYIHMTHDTWGSFGFGKQWSVYYDVTGVTDLLDYYGGSALGVYNLGGDGGLSGTGRAEQAITWRKSFGNLNVGLQYQAQDEDITLDLPDCAGITDTQAAFDLCESLNGVSLGTIGDGYGASLSYRFGKFWAGVAHNVTEIEGNSTADAIGLGNAEDDTISAVAATYGTLLDGLYIAVGAATSEFHELDDTGNYLDTMGYEAMIRYNFNSGFGFYGGMNYLESDEDDNDFEISYPFLGADYVFIDDIGFVFAEVRMNDNVNADGSDGNDNTDVAVGIRVNL from the coding sequence ATGAAAACAAAGCTGTCCTTAGCGGTTGCTGCGATCGCGTGCGCCCTTTCTTCTACAACACAAGCCATTGAAATTTATAAAGATGATAAAACATCAGTGGCAACTCGTGGTTACTTACGATTAACCTTTGAAAGCAATAACAATAGTGATGAACTCACTGACGGTGGTTCTCGTTGGGGTCTTGATTTTACGCGTAAGATTCAAGGAGGCTGGACTGCTGGTGTCACTACCGAGTGGGCGATGAACTTTGAAAGCAATAAAGATTTCTCAGTTAGTTTTCGTGGTAATGATTCAAACGTTGCTACAGGTGATGCGGGCGACACTTTATCTTCGCGTCTCGGCTATATACACATGACCCACGATACGTGGGGTAGCTTTGGTTTCGGCAAGCAATGGAGTGTCTACTATGATGTCACGGGCGTTACCGATTTACTTGATTACTATGGTGGTAGCGCATTAGGTGTCTATAACCTTGGTGGCGATGGTGGTTTGTCTGGTACAGGTCGTGCGGAGCAAGCCATTACATGGCGCAAATCCTTCGGCAACTTAAATGTCGGCTTACAATACCAAGCGCAAGATGAGGACATCACATTAGATTTACCCGATTGTGCGGGTATAACCGATACCCAGGCTGCCTTTGATTTATGTGAATCTCTCAATGGTGTTAGTTTAGGTACCATTGGCGACGGTTACGGTGCTTCACTGTCCTATCGTTTCGGTAAATTTTGGGCGGGTGTTGCCCACAACGTAACCGAAATTGAAGGTAACAGTACAGCGGATGCCATAGGATTAGGCAACGCTGAAGATGACACCATCTCAGCGGTAGCGGCAACTTACGGTACATTATTAGATGGATTATATATTGCAGTTGGCGCTGCAACGTCAGAATTTCATGAACTGGATGACACCGGCAACTATTTAGATACTATGGGTTATGAAGCGATGATCCGATATAACTTTAATAGTGGTTTTGGTTTTTATGGTGGCATGAACTATCTAGAATCTGACGAAGATGACAATGATTTTGAAATCAGCTATCCATTTCTTGGTGCCGATTACGTATTTATAGATGATATTGGTTTTGTTTTTGCTGAAGTGAGAATGAATGACAATGTCAATGCCGATGGCAGTGACGGTAATGACAATACCGATGTTGCAGTAGGCATTCGTGTCAATCTCTAA